CGGCGAGCGTGGCCACGAGGGGTGCCGTCACCGGAGCCTCGACGAGCGCCAGCGCGACGACCGCGGGGCTGACGAAGTGGGTGCTGGAGGTGATCGAGTCCAGCACCGGCCGTTCCTTGAACCGCAGCCCGGGCGCGGAGTACGCGATGACCGCGAAGACGCTGACGGCGAGCACCGCCGTCGACGCGGCCGATCCGAGCAGCACGAGCGCGACGAGGAAGGGCAGGTTGGTCACGGCGGCCGCGACGAGGGTGAGGCGGTGCAGGCGCCGGTCGAGCACCACCCCCTCGATGCCGCCCTTGCGGGGGTTGCGGAGGTCGGACTCGTAGTCGAAGACGTCGTTCACCCCGTACATGAGGAGGTTGTACGGGACCAGGAAGTACAGCGTGCCCAGCACCCAGGTGAGGTCCACACCGCCGCCGGCGGCGAGGTAGGCGGCGGCGAACGGGTAGGCGGTGTTGATCCAGCTGATGGGGCGGGAGGACGCGACCAGCTGGCGGGCCGCGGCGGAGGCCGTCGTCGTGGTGGTCATCGCTCCCCCGGGCGGTGCGCGGCGGGCGCGGCGGGCGGGGCGGGCGCCGGCCGCTGGGCCGGACGGGCCAGCTCCCACAGCGCCGGCAGCGCCAGCCCGGCGGCGAGCGGCCAGGCGAGGTCCTCCACCGGGGCGCGCAGCAGGGTGGGGCCGGCCAGGGCGGGTGCGTGGAAACGGAAGAGGTCGGCGGCGATCATGAGGGAGTCGAAGACCACCGTGAGCGCGAGGAGCACGACGATGACGACGGCGGTGCGC
This window of the Georgenia yuyongxinii genome carries:
- a CDS encoding lycopene cyclase domain-containing protein, which gives rise to MTYLGLAGLFLLPPVLLAAVATHRRRLGLRWWARTAVVIVVLLALTVVFDSLMIAADLFRFHAPALAGPTLLRAPVEDLAWPLAAGLALPALWELARPAQRPAPAPPAAPAAHRPGER
- a CDS encoding prenyltransferase, with the translated sequence MTTTTTASAAARQLVASSRPISWINTAYPFAAAYLAAGGGVDLTWVLGTLYFLVPYNLLMYGVNDVFDYESDLRNPRKGGIEGVVLDRRLHRLTLVAAAVTNLPFLVALVLLGSAASTAVLAVSVFAVIAYSAPGLRFKERPVLDSITSSTHFVSPAVVALALVEAPVTAPLVATLAAFFLWGMASQAFGAVQDVAADRAAGLASVATWLGAARTVRASMATYALAGLVMLTAGWPAGLAALLVVPYLVSIAPFRALPDERCEEAHAGWRRFLWLNPVSGFAVTQLLIWMALT